The genomic interval AAGGAACGATTCCCTATAGCTGGATATCAGCATTCCGTTTTAGGTCATCTCTGTTTAGAGAATTAAGCGCGATAGCGTAACGTAGGCTCCCATTTCATCTCCTTTACGTGCTATACGGCACGCTGGGAAACTCCTGCGATGTGAGTCGGTTGGACTTGTTTAACCATACTCAAGGGTTTCCAGTACTTTTCAGCCAGTCTTCGTACCCCCGGCGCCTTAGGGCCAGGAAATTTGGGTTCAGGCAGTATAGCTTTAGCCGTATTACGCCCTGACTTCGCATATCTGGCTCCTATCTGGCTTCGGAACCAATATGCTTTATGAGCATGCTCTTGTCCCTTAAGCCTTTCGGCATCAGGTAAGCTCATTAGTCTTTACAATCTCATCGCAATTGTTTTTTCACTTAACCTCCTTACAGACGCACAAGTCCCGGACCAGGGTCCCTGTGAACAGCAAAAGCGGAATCCAGTATAAGTTTTGACAATTCCGGATACAGCATGGCAAAGCCTCCTTCAAGGTTTTACCTGTATCCCCCGGACCGTCTTGCCGCAGTCAAGGCCGTCTTGCCGCGGCCCTTGACTGCGGCAAGACGGCTGGTAGAATGAAAAGGCCTTGAAGGAGTGGATTAAAAAAAGCTTTAACCACGACAAAAGGAATAAGAACTATAAATATGTCGTGCTCCTGTTGTGTCTGTAGTGGTTAACACCTCTTCCGAACCGGGGATTTTAACCACGACATTCACGAAAACCACGACGAAGGAATAGGAACTTTACATATTCCGTGTCCCGGTAGTACCTGGCGTGGTTAAAAACTCAAAACAGCAGCACAGCCCCTCTAAAAAAATAAAACCCGATTACCCCGGTAACCGCAAGTTTTATAAGAATCGCCGCCATGGTGCCGCTGAATACGCCGAGGGCAGCCTTAAATGGGCGGGATTCAGGCCGTCTCCATATCAGTTCCCCCGCCAGGGCGCCCAGAAAGGTACCGATTATCGTACCGAAAGGCGGAAAAAAGATCGTACCGATTATCATACCGACTATACTGCCCCGTACACCGGCCTTCCCCGCGCCGGAGAATCTGGAAGCGGCTACCGGTAACAGAGAATCAAATACCGCTGCCGCAACAGCCGCCGCTCCCAGCAGAACC from Marispirochaeta sp. carries:
- a CDS encoding DUF456 domain-containing protein; this translates as MILSILAVSIGSVLIIAGLIGCIVPVLPGPPIAFAALIIISLAGTFNLFPVWLLVLLGAAAVAAAVFDSLLPVAASRFSGAGKAGVRGSIVGMIIGTIFFPPFGTIIGTFLGALAGELIWRRPESRPFKAALGVFSGTMAAILIKLAVTGVIGFYFFRGAVLLF